Below is a genomic region from Lysobacter terrestris.
GATGGATGCCGAATTCGTCGCCCTCGACGGCCTCGATGCCGATGACGCCGCCGAACGCGGCTTCATCCTGGAAGAACTGGTGCCGCCGCAGGCCGACGACGACGAAGTACTGCGCGGCCTGATGATCCAGAAGCTGCCCGCGCGGAACTGACGCATGTACCGGCCCGCGGCGTTCGTCGAAACCGACCTGGCGGCGCTGGATGCGTTGATCGAACGCGACAACTTCATCACCCTGATCACCGTGCGCGACGGCGCGCCGGTGGTGAACCACCTGCCGGTGCTGTACCGGCGCGACGGCGACCGCATCGAACTGCGCGGCCACTGGGCGCGCCCCAACCCGCAGGCGAGGCACGCCGGCCCCGCCACCGCGATCGTGCACGGCCCGCACGCCTACGTTTCGCCCTCGTGGTATCCCGACAAGGAAGCCGAGGCGCGCGTGCCGACCTGGAACTACGCGGTCGCGCATCTGGGCGGCACGCTGGAAACCTTCGACGACGAGGCCGCGCTCGCCGCGATCGTCGACGAGCTCAGCCAGCAGCACGAAGCCCGCGCCGGCCACGCCTGGCGTTTCGAATTCGAACGACCCGACCATCGCGTGCAGCTGCGCGGCATCGTCGGCTTCCGCTTCCACGTCGATGACGCGGTGCTGAAGTTCAAGCTCAACCAGAACCATCCGGCCGCCAATCGCAGCGCGGTCGCCGACCAACTCGAACAGCAGGCGCGCGACGATAGCCGGGACATCGCCGCGCTGATGCGCGCCCGCACGCCCACGGAAAACTGAGCATGGATCTCGACCTCAACGGCAAACACGCGCTCGTCT
It encodes:
- a CDS encoding FMN-binding negative transcriptional regulator codes for the protein MYRPAAFVETDLAALDALIERDNFITLITVRDGAPVVNHLPVLYRRDGDRIELRGHWARPNPQARHAGPATAIVHGPHAYVSPSWYPDKEAEARVPTWNYAVAHLGGTLETFDDEAALAAIVDELSQQHEARAGHAWRFEFERPDHRVQLRGIVGFRFHVDDAVLKFKLNQNHPAANRSAVADQLEQQARDDSRDIAALMRARTPTEN